A genome region from Camelina sativa cultivar DH55 chromosome 10, Cs, whole genome shotgun sequence includes the following:
- the LOC104719448 gene encoding calmodulin-1 yields MADQLTDEQISEFKEAFSLFDKDGDGCITTKELGTVMRSLGQNPTEAELQDMINEVDADGNGTIDFPEFLNLMAKKMKDTDSEEELKEAFRVFDKDQNGFISAAELRHVMTNLGEKLTDEEVEEMIREADVDGDGQINYEEFVKIMMAK; encoded by the exons ATGGCGGATCAACTCACTGACGAACAGATCTCCGAATTCAAGGAAGCTTTTAGCCTCTTCGACAAAGATGGCGATG GTTGCATCACAACCAAAGAACTGGGTACAGTTATGCGTTCACTAGGACAGAACCCAACAGAGGCTGAGCTCCAAGACATGATCAACGAGGTTGATGCAGATGGAAACGGCACCATCGACTTTCCCGAGTTTCTGAACCTGATGGCTAAGAAGATGAAAGACACTGACTCAGAGGAAGAACTAAAAGAAGCATTCAGAGTTTTCGACAAGGACCAGAACGGTTTCATCTCCGCTGCTGAGCTACGCCATGTGATGACCAATCTTGGGGAGAAGCTAActgatgaagaagttgaagagatGATCCGTGAGGCTGATGTTGATGGAGATGGTCAGATTAACTATGAGGAGTTCGTCAAGATTATGATGGCTAAGTGA